The proteins below are encoded in one region of Nitrospira sp.:
- a CDS encoding terminase: MTPRPSRYARDPVGFIARFIRRNELGQPFSLLPHQEEILRLAFEFDDAGRLPWDTIIYSCIKKSGKTTINAANLAWWAFTQEPPNELLILANDLEQAQARTFKSLAQLIQNNPELSRSATIQAKQIVLSNKTVIGAIASEYAGSAGSNHGLTSWDELWAYDSEADRRLWEELTPVPTRNNSIRFISSYAGFEESTLLRELYLLGVGPDEHPEGKGERLHPTLPIYGNREARLFAYWDHEPRMPWQTEEYRASQRRTLRPNTYLRLHENRWTSAESAFITPEAYDACVDPEHRPALASRDRVLYVGVDAAIKHDTAAIVGVSRNGDRVDLAVVRVWTPSPEQPLNLEDTIEACLRDLHRDFDVRAIFCDPWQLQRTIQTLQAAGLSISEYPQSVPNQTRAGQLLFDLITGRNLRLFPSEVLRRHVLNCVAVESTRGWRLAKERARQKIDSSVALSMATIAAIDLGGRPPLEFYDTTDISLEVLIPVVARESGQQVDQDVLDQMRAGGDRSWKGTSLA; the protein is encoded by the coding sequence ATGACCCCGCGCCCGAGTCGGTACGCGCGTGATCCGGTGGGCTTCATCGCTCGCTTTATCCGGCGCAACGAACTGGGGCAACCATTCAGCTTGTTGCCGCACCAAGAGGAAATCTTGCGCTTGGCCTTCGAGTTTGACGACGCAGGCCGCCTGCCGTGGGACACGATCATCTATTCGTGCATTAAGAAGTCCGGCAAAACGACCATCAACGCGGCGAATCTGGCATGGTGGGCGTTTACCCAAGAGCCGCCGAACGAGCTGCTGATTTTGGCCAACGATTTGGAGCAAGCCCAGGCTCGCACGTTCAAATCACTCGCACAATTGATCCAAAACAATCCCGAACTGTCTCGGAGTGCGACAATTCAGGCGAAGCAAATCGTGTTGAGCAACAAGACGGTGATCGGCGCAATTGCGAGCGAATACGCCGGATCGGCGGGCAGCAATCATGGCCTGACATCGTGGGATGAGCTGTGGGCATACGACAGCGAAGCTGATCGCCGGTTGTGGGAAGAGCTGACCCCCGTCCCGACCCGCAACAATTCGATCCGGTTCATATCCAGCTATGCCGGATTTGAAGAATCCACATTACTCCGCGAACTCTATCTGCTCGGCGTCGGCCCTGATGAGCATCCGGAGGGCAAGGGCGAACGATTGCATCCGACATTGCCGATCTACGGCAACCGCGAGGCGCGCCTCTTCGCCTATTGGGATCACGAACCCCGCATGCCTTGGCAGACCGAAGAATATCGTGCTTCGCAGCGTCGGACCCTCAGGCCGAATACCTATCTACGCTTGCATGAGAATCGTTGGACGAGCGCCGAAAGTGCGTTCATCACTCCGGAAGCATACGACGCCTGTGTCGATCCGGAACACCGTCCGGCGCTAGCGTCGCGGGATCGCGTGTTGTATGTCGGCGTGGACGCGGCCATCAAACACGACACCGCCGCGATTGTGGGCGTCTCCCGGAACGGCGATCGTGTCGATCTCGCGGTGGTGCGTGTTTGGACTCCCTCGCCGGAGCAACCGCTGAATTTGGAAGACACGATCGAGGCGTGCCTCCGCGACCTGCACCGCGACTTCGATGTACGCGCGATCTTCTGCGACCCGTGGCAGCTCCAGCGCACGATCCAGACCCTGCAGGCTGCCGGGCTGTCGATCTCTGAATATCCACAGAGCGTCCCGAACCAGACCCGTGCGGGACAGCTGCTGTTTGATCTGATCACGGGCCGGAACCTGCGGCTCTTCCCCAGTGAGGTCCTACGACGCCACGTTCTCAACTGCGTGGCGGTCGAATCCACGCGGGGGTGGCGATTGGCGAAAGAGCGGGCGAGACAGAAGATCGATAGCTCGGTGGCACTCAGCATGGCCACCATTGCGGCCATTGATCTCGGCGGGCGTCCGCCGCTCGAATTTTACGACACGACCGATATATCTCTTGAAGTGTTGATTCCTGTAGTGGCGCGCGAGAGCGGTCAGCAGGTGGACCAGGACGTGCTCGACCAAATGCGTGCGGGCGGGGATCGATCCTGGAAAGGGACGAGTCTGGCCTAG
- a CDS encoding lipoprotein: protein MRILVPIVFLLATSGCVSSGNPSVLDENAVAQIKEGVTTKQDVKQLLGNPTSIGRGSGSMPLGALPVSLPPGKYEVWVYNHMSVETHPATFIPVVGLFAGGATASTTSLTVYFDGQGVVQYVQTTQSQSTSEMGSSSLQPDGSSADAY, encoded by the coding sequence ATGCGCATACTCGTACCGATTGTATTTCTCCTGGCTACATCCGGATGCGTTTCGAGTGGAAATCCATCGGTTCTTGACGAGAACGCGGTCGCGCAAATTAAAGAGGGAGTGACGACGAAGCAGGACGTGAAGCAGTTGCTCGGAAATCCCACGTCAATTGGGCGTGGTTCCGGAAGCATGCCACTTGGGGCGCTACCTGTATCTCTTCCGCCTGGTAAGTATGAAGTCTGGGTCTACAACCATATGAGTGTGGAAACACATCCTGCTACCTTCATTCCGGTCGTCGGCCTTTTCGCGGGCGGGGCTACTGCCTCAACAACCTCCCTCACAGTCTATTTTGACGGACAGGGAGTCGTTCAGTATGTGCAGACGACGCAATCTCAAAGCACATCGGAGATGGGGTCCAGTAGTCTACAGCCAGACGGTAGCTCTGCCGACGCGTACTAA
- a CDS encoding integrase codes for MAKIIRREWTTKGPLGKRVRHIAYGYTLVINGQRERKFSSEWETEHLALQALSERQQQIRSGQAERPVEATFGTVAERYLKFKSDHGKRSLHEDQRILEKQLRPFFGDKLPIRQLSADKIARYEEKRIAEVSAWTVRNELTVLRHMTRLAQRKWNYLDRVPEIELPKAPKGRTRFLSEDEIGKLLAACAQSRNQFLTAIVTLAINTGMRKSEIMGLTWERIDLDKDLGFNARIRLYDTKNGEPRGVPLNKAAIAALSGLEPKPEQRTGSVFKRRDGSEWGQIRTAFEKAVERAGLSDFRFHDLRHTAASHLAMRGRPLREIQEVLGHKSFSMTLRYAHLSPRHLRTAVESLDGLTSMPSRVDPKANKMAQGMAQSHETDATQKASAT; via the coding sequence ATGGCCAAGATCATTCGGCGTGAATGGACCACTAAAGGCCCGCTTGGCAAACGTGTGCGCCATATCGCCTATGGGTACACCCTCGTTATTAACGGCCAGCGCGAGCGCAAGTTTTCGTCAGAGTGGGAAACCGAGCATCTGGCCCTACAGGCACTGAGCGAACGGCAGCAGCAGATCAGAAGCGGTCAGGCAGAGCGGCCTGTAGAAGCAACTTTCGGGACAGTCGCTGAACGGTATCTGAAATTCAAGAGCGACCACGGAAAACGCTCCCTGCACGAGGATCAACGGATCCTCGAAAAGCAGTTGCGACCATTCTTCGGCGATAAGCTACCAATCCGGCAGCTTTCGGCAGATAAGATAGCCAGGTATGAAGAGAAGCGAATCGCTGAAGTCAGCGCGTGGACGGTCAGGAATGAACTGACTGTCCTCCGTCATATGACTCGGTTGGCACAGCGTAAATGGAACTATCTAGACCGTGTGCCTGAAATAGAGTTACCGAAAGCGCCGAAGGGTCGAACACGGTTCCTTTCCGAAGACGAAATAGGAAAGCTGCTGGCTGCATGTGCTCAGTCCCGCAATCAGTTCCTCACGGCTATTGTCACACTTGCGATCAATACTGGTATGAGGAAAAGTGAGATTATGGGGCTTACGTGGGAGAGGATCGACCTGGATAAGGATCTCGGATTTAATGCACGGATTCGGCTGTACGACACCAAGAATGGCGAGCCGCGTGGTGTGCCCTTGAATAAAGCCGCCATTGCCGCCCTTTCTGGCCTCGAACCGAAACCTGAACAACGGACGGGTAGTGTCTTTAAGCGACGGGATGGATCGGAATGGGGACAGATCCGGACAGCGTTTGAAAAGGCAGTTGAACGAGCCGGTCTCTCCGATTTCCGGTTTCACGATCTGAGACACACGGCTGCGTCGCACCTGGCCATGCGTGGAAGGCCCTTGCGGGAGATTCAGGAGGTACTCGGGCACAAGTCGTTCAGCATGACCCTTCGCTACGCACACTTGAGCCCACGACACCTCCGGACCGCCGTGGAGTCGCTGGATGGCCTGACTTCAATGCCGTCGAGAGTTGACCCTAAGGCAAACAAAATGGCACAAGGAATGGCACAAAGCCACGAAACGGATGCAACGCAGAAGGCATCTGCTACATAA
- a CDS encoding class GN sortase: protein MTSIRPPSRLLSGLTVCLLAVGLWQVGAGSWIPAKARLAQVLLQRAWTRTLAGEHQVRPWPWADTWPVARLTVPSKGIDVIVLNGAYGRTLAFGPGYAESSAFPGTSGTTLVTGHRDTHFRFLARLNQGDTIHLQTPSGRIEQFRVTRLSILNSARARLRQTPDRPSLALITCYPFDAVAPGGPLRYLVEAEYDGNWPVRQTS from the coding sequence GTGACCTCGATCCGGCCTCCTTCCCGCTTGCTGTCCGGGTTGACGGTATGCCTCCTCGCCGTCGGACTATGGCAGGTTGGAGCAGGATCGTGGATCCCTGCGAAGGCCAGGCTCGCGCAGGTCCTCCTGCAGCGAGCCTGGACCCGCACCCTCGCAGGTGAGCATCAGGTCAGGCCCTGGCCCTGGGCAGATACCTGGCCCGTGGCTCGACTGACGGTTCCCTCCAAAGGCATCGATGTGATCGTGCTCAACGGCGCCTATGGCCGTACGCTCGCGTTCGGACCCGGTTACGCGGAATCGAGCGCCTTCCCCGGAACAAGCGGCACTACACTCGTAACCGGCCATCGAGACACGCATTTTCGTTTCCTGGCCCGCCTGAACCAAGGCGACACGATCCACCTTCAGACGCCAAGCGGCCGGATCGAGCAGTTCCGGGTGACGCGGCTTTCGATCCTCAACTCCGCCCGCGCCCGCCTGAGGCAGACTCCGGATCGCCCTTCTTTGGCCCTCATCACCTGTTACCCCTTCGACGCTGTCGCGCCCGGAGGCCCCCTCCGATATCTCGTCGAAGCCGAATACGATGGAAATTGGCCGGTTCGGCAAACGTCTTGA
- a CDS encoding marine proteobacterial sortase target protein, producing the protein MLNPSLSARSRRAVGRATPFLFCLVLVIVCLDTPPTPASPAEAESLTTGIVPTMGIHDVSEGALLFKTHKQGRYLPAPMLKTDVQISVTGVVARATVRQEFTNPSTRKGDWLEGIYVFPLPETAAVDHLRMKVGDRIIEGQIKERTEAKHIYEQAKQAGKRTSLVEQERPNIFTTSVANIGPGERIVVEIEYQETIRHDNGQYQLRFPMAVGPRYIPGTPVIVEGQPPKGTGTVLDTDRVTDASRITPPVLTPSQGVTNPLSLTLTLKPGFPVAKVESPSHPIIVIPDHDGELQISLKTDAVPADRDFQLLWHPAPRTEPLATVFTERKNGETYGLLMIAPPTQSDEKTPRVARDLTFIIDTSGSMAGPSIDQAKSSLTAALTRLTTQDRFNIIQFSNTVRSLFPSLEPVTTASIRKAVRYAEGLSSNGGTEMLPALRHALKAPQDASRIQQIVLLTDGQVGNEAELFELLHYRLGSRRLFTIGIGATPNSHLMRKTAEFGRGTFTYIGDVNRVKDRLDILFQKLEHPVLTDIQFDQAGWSGLEQYPSSIADLYQGEPVLLAFKAGSVPQEGTLIGRAGSQAWSLPVSFAHVSAQSGLSVNWARQKISALMDGAFKGEAEDTIRKAVIDVAQSHHLVSKYTSLVAVDVTAARPTDTSTAEQDHKAPMASAENQIAVAELPHTATSARVQVLIGLAALLLSALAWSYRRQLA; encoded by the coding sequence ATGCTGAATCCATCACTCTCGGCACGAAGCCGCCGTGCCGTCGGACGTGCGACGCCCTTCCTGTTCTGTCTAGTGCTGGTCATAGTTTGCCTCGATACCCCGCCGACTCCGGCTTCACCCGCCGAGGCCGAGTCGCTGACCACCGGTATCGTTCCGACCATGGGGATTCATGACGTCTCCGAGGGAGCACTCCTGTTCAAGACACACAAACAGGGCCGCTACCTGCCGGCTCCGATGCTCAAGACGGACGTCCAGATTTCCGTGACCGGCGTCGTCGCACGCGCGACGGTCCGCCAGGAGTTTACGAATCCCAGCACGAGGAAGGGCGATTGGCTTGAGGGTATCTACGTCTTTCCGCTTCCGGAGACCGCCGCGGTCGATCACCTTCGCATGAAGGTCGGCGATCGGATCATCGAAGGACAGATCAAGGAACGCACCGAAGCCAAGCACATCTACGAACAAGCGAAGCAGGCCGGAAAACGGACTAGTCTGGTCGAGCAGGAGCGGCCCAACATCTTTACGACGTCCGTCGCCAACATCGGACCGGGCGAACGGATCGTCGTCGAAATCGAGTATCAGGAAACCATTCGCCATGACAACGGTCAGTACCAGCTCCGTTTTCCCATGGCGGTCGGCCCGCGCTACATTCCCGGCACGCCGGTGATCGTGGAAGGCCAACCGCCGAAAGGAACCGGAACCGTGCTGGACACCGATCGCGTCACGGATGCATCACGGATTACCCCTCCCGTGCTGACACCCAGTCAAGGAGTCACGAATCCGCTCAGTCTTACGCTCACTCTCAAGCCGGGATTTCCTGTGGCAAAAGTTGAATCTCCCTCTCATCCGATCATTGTCATCCCGGACCACGACGGCGAGCTTCAGATCAGCTTGAAGACCGACGCCGTCCCAGCCGATCGCGATTTCCAACTCCTGTGGCATCCCGCCCCCAGGACGGAGCCGTTAGCCACCGTCTTCACCGAACGGAAAAACGGCGAGACGTACGGTCTGCTGATGATCGCCCCGCCCACTCAATCGGACGAAAAGACCCCTCGTGTGGCGCGCGACTTGACGTTCATCATCGACACGTCCGGATCGATGGCCGGCCCGTCGATCGACCAGGCCAAATCCTCGCTCACCGCCGCTCTGACAAGGCTCACGACACAGGATCGATTCAACATCATTCAATTCAGCAACACCGTTCGCTCGCTCTTTCCTTCGCTCGAACCCGTAACGACGGCATCAATAAGGAAAGCCGTGCGCTACGCCGAAGGGTTGTCGTCCAACGGCGGAACGGAGATGCTGCCGGCGCTGCGGCATGCCTTGAAAGCCCCGCAAGATGCCTCTCGCATCCAGCAAATCGTCTTACTCACGGACGGACAAGTCGGCAACGAAGCCGAATTGTTCGAGTTGCTGCATTATCGACTGGGCTCGAGGCGCCTCTTCACTATCGGCATTGGGGCGACACCCAACAGCCACCTCATGCGCAAGACTGCGGAGTTCGGCCGCGGAACCTTCACCTATATCGGCGACGTCAATCGGGTGAAGGACCGGCTCGACATCCTGTTCCAAAAACTCGAGCATCCAGTCTTGACCGACATTCAATTCGACCAAGCGGGATGGTCGGGGTTGGAACAGTATCCATCGAGCATCGCCGATCTCTATCAAGGAGAGCCGGTGCTGTTGGCCTTCAAAGCCGGATCGGTCCCACAGGAAGGCACGCTCATCGGACGGGCCGGCAGTCAAGCATGGTCGCTGCCCGTCTCGTTCGCTCACGTCTCGGCGCAAAGCGGCCTATCGGTCAATTGGGCGAGACAAAAGATTTCGGCCCTCATGGACGGGGCGTTCAAGGGAGAGGCGGAAGACACAATACGAAAGGCCGTAATTGACGTGGCTCAAAGCCATCATCTGGTGAGCAAGTATACGAGCCTCGTCGCGGTGGACGTCACGGCGGCCAGGCCCACCGACACATCGACCGCCGAACAGGACCACAAGGCACCCATGGCCTCGGCGGAGAACCAGATCGCCGTGGCTGAACTCCCGCACACGGCAACCTCCGCACGGGTGCAGGTCCTCATCGGGCTCGCAGCACTGCTGCTCTCTGCGCTGGCGTGGAGCTACAGAAGACAGCTCGCGTGA